The nucleotide sequence CGCAGATCTCCAACACGCTGCGGCTGCTGAAGCTACCGCCGCTGGTGCAGCGCCGGGTCGCTGCCGGCATCCTGTCGGCCGGCCACGCGCGGGCGCTGCTCGGCCTCGCCGACGGCGGCGCGCAGGAGCGGCTGGCGCAGCGGATCGTTGCCGAGGGCCTCAGCGTCCGCTCCGTCGAGGAGATCGTGTCGCTGGACGACTCCGAGACGCCCAAGGCGCGGGCGCGCCGCGCGGCCCGTCCGACGGCGCCGCGGCTCACCGACATCGCGGCCGCCCTCTCCGAGCGGCTCGACACCCGGGTGAAGGTCGACCTCGGTCGCAGCAAGGGCAAGGTCACGATCGAGTTCGCCAGCATCGACGACCTCGAGCGCATCGTGGGCACCATCGACCCACGCATGGTGCAGCAGGTGCGTGAGGCGGGCGGTGCCGACCCGGCGGAGTGACATTCCGCCATGAACCGGCCCAACGCCGGCTGACACTCACGACGACATTGGGCCGTCGGGTCGACCAAGCCCCAGGCATGGCCACCGTGGTCCTGCGTCTCGCGCCGACGATTTCGAGGAGACCTCCGGCCCCCTCTCGACGCCGGCCTCGCCCGACCCGACTCGGGCGTCAGCCGGCGTTCTGGTTCTGCAGGTGCCGGTCGACGGCGCTGGCCAGCAGTTCGCGCGCCAGCACGCCGAGGTCCAGCCCGGCCGCCTGGACGGACTGCGGCAGCAGCGAGGTCTCCGTCATGCCGGGCGCGACGTTGACGTCCAGCAGCCACGGAAGGCCGTCGCGGTCGACGATGACGTCGGTGCGCGACAGATCGCTCAGGCCCAGCGTCTGGTGCGCCGCCACCGCCACCTCGGCCACGGCGGCGGACGCCTCGGTGTCGAGCCGGGCCGGCACGAAGAACTCGGTCGCCCCGGCCGTGTAGCGCGCGTGGTAGTCGTAGGTGCCGGACTCGGGGACGATCTCGACCGGCGGCAGCGCGCGCGGGCCGTCGCCGGTGTCGAGGACGGAGATCGCGACCTCGGTGCCGTCGATCCAGCGCTCGATCAGCGCCGGCTCGCCGTACGCGAAGCACTCGACCATCGCCGCGGGCAGCTCGTCGGCCGCCCGCACCATCGTCGTGCCCAGGGCCGAGCCGCCGCGCGACGGCTTGACCACCAGCGGCAGCCCGAGCCGGGCGACCAGCGCGTCGAGCAGCACGGCGGCGCCCAGCTCGCGGAAGGTCGCCTGCGACAGCACAGCCGAGGGCGGGGTGGCGATGCCGGCGCGCCGCACGATCGCCTTGGCGACCGGCTTGTCGAAGGCCAGCCGGCAGGCTGCCGGCGCCGAGCCGACGTACGGCAGCCCGGCCAGCGACAACACCTCCTGGATGGCGCCGTCCTCGCCCGACACACCGTGCAGCAGCGGGAAGACGACGTCGGGAGCGTCGTGGCGCAGCGAGGCGAGCAGGTCGGCGTCGGCGTCGCGCTGTTCGACGTCGAGACCCACCTCGCGCAGCGCCTCGGCCACCCGGCGACCCGAGCGCAGCGACACGTCGCGCTCGTGCGAGAGGCCGCCGGCGAGGACGAGGACGCGGCCGAGATCACTCATACTGGAACGAAACCCCTCAACTCTGGTCGGGCCCCGGCGCGTCGAGGCCGGGCCGCTGTGCGGCTCCCCATGCCCCGAACGTGGCACGCAGCTCCATCTCTTGCTCGATGACCTGCGCCAGCCGGCGCACGCCCTCGCGGATGCGCTCGGGCGTCGGGTAACAGTACGACAGCCGCATGGAGCGCGAGCCGAAACCGTCGGCGAAGAACGCGGTGCCGGGCACGTAGGCCACCCGGTTGGTGACGGCGCGCGGCAGCATGGCCTTGGCGTCGATGCCCTCGGGGAGCGTCAGCCACACGTAGAACCCGCCGCTGGGACGGGTCCAGTGGGCGCCGGCCGGCATGAGGTCGTCGAGCGCCTCGAGCATGGCGTCGCGCCGCTCGCGGTAGGTCTCGCGGAAGTCCTTGACCTGCGCCATCCAGTCGTGGCCGGCGAGGTACTCGGAGACCGTGAGCTGGCTGAACGCCGGCGGGCAGAGCACGCTGTTCTCGGCGGCGAGCACCAGTTTCTCGCGGACGGCGTGCGGTGCCAGCGCCCAGCCGACGCGCAGGCCCGGCGCGAACGTCTTGGAGAACGAGCCGAGGTAGATGACCTGTTCGGCGTCGTCGGCCCGGAGGGCGCGCGGCACCTCGCCGTCGAAGCCGAGCAGGCCGTAGGGGTCGTCCTCGATGACCAGCACGTCGGTGCGGCGGCAGATGTCGAGCACCTCGGCCCGGCGCCCCGGCGTCATCGTCACGCCGGCCGGATTGTGGTAGCTCGGGATGGTGTAGAGGAATTTGAGCGGCTTGCCGGCGGCTCGCACGGCGTCGATGGCGGCAGCCAGCCGCTCGGGCACCAGCCCGTGCTCGTCCATCTCGACGTGCACGACCGACGCCTGGTACGACCGGAACGTGCCGAGTGCACCCACATAGGACGGAGCCTCGGCCAGGATGACGTCGCCGGGGTCGATGAAGATGCGGGTCACGAGGTCGAGCGCCTGCTGCGAGCCGACCGTGACGGTGATGTCGTCGGGGTGCGCCACGATGCCGACCGGGCGCATGACGTCGCAGATCTGCTCGCGCAGCGTGGGGTCGCCCTGGCCGGAGCCGTACTGCAGCGCCGTCATGCCGCGCTTGGCGACGAGGTCGTTGACCAGTGCGCCGACGACGTCGAGCGGCAGCCCGGAGATGTTCGGCATGCCGCCGGCCAGTGACACCACCTCGGGGCGGGACGCCACCGCGAACAGCGAGCGCACCTCGGAGGCCGTCATGCCGTGCGTGCGGGTGGCGTAGCGGTCGACGTAGGAGTCGAGCCGTGAACCGGTGCTTGCTGCTGCGTCGGTCGTCTTCCGGTTCGGGCTGGGCTGCTGGCTCACGTACACACCTCCCGGGACAAGACCGGACACAGACAGAGTCAACTGTGCCTCATCGCGGCAGGGAGAGGCGAATCCTATTCCGCGGGTTGAGCAGCGTGTCAGCCCGTGGCGAGGTCGTGGAACCGCAGTGCGCCGGTGGCGGCGTCCTCACCCGACGGCAGGTACACCCGCTGGATGGCGACGACGATGGCCTCGGCCACGACGTCGCGGAAGTCGGGGTCGGCCAGCCGGGCGGCGTCGCCGTCGTTGGTGATGTAGCCCAGCTCGACCCGGACCGCGGCCATCCTGGTGTGCCGCAGCAGATCCCACGTCTTCGGGTGCGCCCGGCAGTCGACGAGGTCGGTGCGGGCGACGATCTCACGCTGGACGAGGCCGGCGAACTGCTCGCCGATGGCGCTGGCCGTGCCCGGTTCGTGGCTGCCGTAGAAGTAGGTGGCGACGCCGGACGCATCGGCATTGGCGTGCG is from Jiangella alkaliphila and encodes:
- a CDS encoding D-alanine--D-alanine ligase family protein; the protein is MSDLGRVLVLAGGLSHERDVSLRSGRRVAEALREVGLDVEQRDADADLLASLRHDAPDVVFPLLHGVSGEDGAIQEVLSLAGLPYVGSAPAACRLAFDKPVAKAIVRRAGIATPPSAVLSQATFRELGAAVLLDALVARLGLPLVVKPSRGGSALGTTMVRAADELPAAMVECFAYGEPALIERWIDGTEVAISVLDTGDGPRALPPVEIVPESGTYDYHARYTAGATEFFVPARLDTEASAAVAEVAVAAHQTLGLSDLSRTDVIVDRDGLPWLLDVNVAPGMTETSLLPQSVQAAGLDLGVLARELLASAVDRHLQNQNAG
- a CDS encoding aminotransferase-like domain-containing protein — translated: MSQQPSPNRKTTDAAASTGSRLDSYVDRYATRTHGMTASEVRSLFAVASRPEVVSLAGGMPNISGLPLDVVGALVNDLVAKRGMTALQYGSGQGDPTLREQICDVMRPVGIVAHPDDITVTVGSQQALDLVTRIFIDPGDVILAEAPSYVGALGTFRSYQASVVHVEMDEHGLVPERLAAAIDAVRAAGKPLKFLYTIPSYHNPAGVTMTPGRRAEVLDICRRTDVLVIEDDPYGLLGFDGEVPRALRADDAEQVIYLGSFSKTFAPGLRVGWALAPHAVREKLVLAAENSVLCPPAFSQLTVSEYLAGHDWMAQVKDFRETYRERRDAMLEALDDLMPAGAHWTRPSGGFYVWLTLPEGIDAKAMLPRAVTNRVAYVPGTAFFADGFGSRSMRLSYCYPTPERIREGVRRLAQVIEQEMELRATFGAWGAAQRPGLDAPGPDQS